Proteins encoded in a region of the Candidatus Moanabacter tarae genome:
- a CDS encoding putative ABC transporter ATP-binding protein has protein sequence MQSSILPGSRDGPAKEEIFGQVYDKRVVARMLPYLRPQFRLATIATVAMLIYTCTLVAIPYIIKHGIDGYIVNGEKTDFPGLTLVFLVFLLTAGTNWASNYWQQWAMIKVGQRILYSMRRDMFNHLQKLSLRYFEKTEVGRIISRVLGDVNQLQEFMALVVTTMGDFLSLIGIVSMLLVLNLKLGLISMAVLPILIVVMGIWQIFARQAFMRVRQSIAIVNSSLNENISGIRVVQSMNRQGRNMVIFEEKNNENLKANLSATKLSAILMTPVDILTGTAIAAAIYFGAGMVAGETLRVGALIAFILYIQRFFDPIRNLTMQYGQFQRSMASGIRIFDLLDTELEIKDTENAKTIPPIKGEIAFQNVTFSYIPGEDVLKNVSFKINPGETVAIVGPTGAGKTTLISLISRFYDVPRSQGSILVDGFDIRDVQRNSLARQMSMVLQEPFLFSATVAENIRYNHLEASDQQIIQAAKAVDADGFITKLDQGYGTYLAERGVNLSVGQRQLISFARAIVADPRILILDEATANIDSHTELLIQSALQKLLQNRTAIIIAHRLSTIQGADKIIVLQDGEIAEIGNHSELMSNDGLYKHLYKMTYASIKEPPVSKA, from the coding sequence ATGCAAAGTAGTATATTACCAGGCTCCCGCGATGGTCCTGCCAAGGAGGAAATTTTCGGCCAGGTTTACGACAAACGAGTTGTAGCCCGGATGCTACCCTATCTTCGGCCTCAATTTCGACTAGCTACGATCGCAACCGTTGCAATGCTGATCTACACCTGCACTCTAGTTGCAATCCCATACATCATAAAACACGGCATCGATGGCTACATCGTCAATGGAGAAAAAACGGATTTCCCTGGATTAACTCTCGTGTTTCTCGTGTTTTTACTTACCGCCGGAACCAACTGGGCTAGTAACTACTGGCAACAATGGGCTATGATAAAAGTCGGGCAGCGCATCTTATACAGTATGCGCCGAGACATGTTCAACCACCTCCAGAAATTGTCGCTTCGCTATTTTGAAAAAACTGAAGTAGGTCGCATTATTTCTAGGGTGTTGGGAGATGTAAATCAACTTCAAGAATTTATGGCTTTGGTTGTAACAACCATGGGGGACTTTCTCTCCCTCATCGGAATTGTCTCAATGTTACTCGTACTGAATCTAAAGTTAGGCCTAATTTCAATGGCCGTATTGCCGATACTCATCGTGGTCATGGGAATTTGGCAAATTTTCGCTCGCCAGGCCTTCATGCGGGTCAGACAAAGTATTGCTATAGTAAATTCTTCTCTGAACGAAAACATTAGTGGAATCCGTGTAGTGCAGAGCATGAACCGGCAAGGGCGCAACATGGTTATATTCGAAGAAAAGAATAATGAAAACCTAAAGGCTAACCTCTCCGCAACCAAGCTTAGTGCGATCCTCATGACGCCAGTTGACATCCTTACAGGAACAGCTATTGCCGCCGCCATTTACTTCGGTGCCGGCATGGTTGCAGGCGAAACCCTGAGGGTTGGCGCCCTGATTGCCTTTATTCTCTACATCCAACGATTCTTCGACCCCATCCGAAATCTAACCATGCAATACGGGCAGTTTCAAAGATCCATGGCTTCGGGGATCCGAATCTTTGATCTTCTGGACACCGAGTTGGAGATTAAGGACACGGAAAATGCAAAAACAATTCCTCCTATCAAAGGTGAGATTGCCTTCCAGAACGTCACTTTCAGTTACATCCCGGGTGAAGATGTCCTTAAAAATGTCAGCTTCAAAATTAATCCTGGGGAAACAGTTGCTATCGTCGGCCCAACTGGGGCTGGGAAAACGACACTGATTTCTCTGATATCCCGTTTCTATGATGTACCCCGTAGCCAAGGATCGATTCTCGTCGACGGCTTTGATATTCGAGACGTGCAGCGCAATTCTCTCGCGAGACAAATGAGTATGGTCCTACAGGAACCGTTTCTGTTTTCTGCTACCGTAGCGGAAAACATCCGATATAACCATTTAGAGGCCAGCGACCAACAGATAATTCAAGCTGCCAAGGCGGTTGATGCGGATGGATTTATTACCAAACTAGACCAAGGCTACGGTACTTACCTCGCCGAGAGAGGTGTTAATCTCAGTGTTGGACAACGCCAGTTAATAAGTTTCGCCCGGGCCATTGTAGCCGATCCGCGCATTCTCATCCTTGACGAAGCCACCGCGAATATCGATAGCCATACGGAACTTCTTATTCAGAGTGCTCTTCAGAAGCTTCTACAAAACCGGACCGCAATCATTATTGCCCACCGACTGTCTACCATTCAGGGTGCCGACAAGATCATCGTATTGCAAGATGGTGAAATTGCAGAGATTGGGAATCACTCCGAACTAATGTCTAATGATGGACTCTATAAGCACCTCTACAAAATGACTTACGCATCCATCAAGGAGCCCCCGGTCTCAAAAGCCTAA
- the tauD_2 gene encoding Alpha-ketoglutarate-dependent taurine dioxygenase, with protein sequence MDSVSLKLKKATPHCGAEVLDLDLSQPLGDDLVSILEQALAEHGVLFFRNQKLDPTQQKTIGASFGKLHIHPEWPQLVKGHPEIMELVTDENSTYIAGENWHSDVSCDIKPPLGTVFYTLEVPPVGGDTLFANTYAAFESLSLPMQKFLSGLTAIHDGEHHYRGRYIGARAEDKEYPKATHPVVRTHPISGRNSLFVNRIFTTRIIELEEPESAEILGMLFNHIEQPEFQCRIQWEPESLAIWDNRCVQHKALWDYFPNRRHALRVTIEGEKPFFDSMAKGCPAPLD encoded by the coding sequence ATGGACAGCGTAAGCCTTAAATTAAAAAAGGCCACCCCTCACTGTGGAGCGGAAGTTCTGGACTTAGATCTCTCACAACCTCTCGGGGACGACCTAGTTAGTATACTAGAACAGGCCTTAGCAGAACATGGTGTCCTCTTTTTCCGAAACCAGAAACTAGATCCAACTCAACAGAAGACGATCGGAGCATCTTTTGGAAAACTCCACATACATCCCGAATGGCCACAACTGGTTAAAGGTCATCCAGAAATTATGGAATTAGTAACAGACGAAAACTCCACATACATTGCGGGTGAGAATTGGCATTCTGATGTGTCCTGTGACATCAAACCACCTCTTGGAACGGTGTTCTATACACTCGAAGTACCACCGGTAGGCGGCGATACGCTTTTCGCAAATACATATGCGGCTTTCGAATCACTATCACTTCCCATGCAAAAATTTCTCAGCGGTCTAACGGCTATCCACGATGGGGAACATCACTATCGTGGGCGTTACATCGGGGCTAGAGCTGAAGATAAAGAATATCCAAAAGCCACGCACCCGGTCGTGCGGACCCACCCCATAAGCGGCCGAAACTCACTATTCGTGAATCGTATATTCACAACCCGAATCATTGAACTTGAGGAGCCAGAGAGTGCCGAAATTCTTGGCATGCTTTTCAATCATATTGAACAACCGGAATTCCAATGTCGTATTCAATGGGAACCCGAATCCCTTGCCATTTGGGATAATCGTTGCGTCCAACATAAAGCCCTTTGGGATTACTTCCCTAACCGCCGCCATGCATTGCGGGTGACTATCGAGGGAGAAAAACCGTTTTTTGATTCGATGGCTAAAGGTTGTCCAGCACCTCTGGATTAA
- the ghrB_3 gene encoding Glyoxylate/hydroxypyruvate reductase B, protein MTEHRVWVLRDFHDQELYDRLSKNFEVDVWESHESPPRDLIVRNSCLYDAFLSESVDQLDADLLDGATRLKVIGNRAVGTDNVDIVAATRNGIVLTNTPGILQDACADFTFALLLDAARRVSYSDRSVRMGKWKFFDQTPYLGLDVHGKTLGIFGFGGIGQKVARRAKGFEMHVIYHSRTRKLEVEQELGVKWMPNFPALLMEADFLSLHCPLTEDTQKIMGEEEFKLMKPTSIFINMARGPVTDQRALYEALASGSIMRAAIDVSDPEPIPMDDPLLKLDNVTISAHIGSASETAFRGMGLMAADSIIALLRGDPWKSVVNPEVLDNL, encoded by the coding sequence ATGACTGAACATAGAGTATGGGTTCTCAGAGATTTCCATGATCAAGAGCTCTACGATCGGCTATCTAAGAACTTCGAGGTTGATGTTTGGGAAAGTCATGAATCGCCACCGCGTGACCTTATCGTAAGGAACTCATGTCTCTATGACGCTTTCTTGTCGGAGAGTGTTGATCAGCTTGATGCCGATTTGCTAGACGGGGCAACTCGGCTTAAGGTAATCGGCAATCGTGCGGTGGGGACCGATAACGTCGATATTGTTGCTGCGACTCGTAATGGAATTGTTCTAACAAACACTCCTGGAATCTTACAGGATGCTTGTGCTGATTTCACTTTCGCCCTTTTACTCGATGCGGCTCGCAGAGTCTCTTACTCTGATCGTTCCGTTCGAATGGGGAAGTGGAAATTCTTTGATCAGACGCCATATCTTGGCTTGGACGTCCATGGCAAGACTTTGGGAATTTTTGGCTTTGGTGGGATCGGGCAGAAGGTAGCTCGGCGGGCTAAAGGATTTGAGATGCATGTAATCTATCATTCCAGGACGCGTAAGCTCGAGGTTGAACAAGAGTTGGGGGTAAAGTGGATGCCTAACTTCCCAGCCCTTCTTATGGAGGCTGACTTCTTATCGCTCCACTGTCCTCTAACCGAGGATACTCAGAAGATCATGGGGGAGGAGGAATTCAAGTTGATGAAACCCACGTCAATATTTATCAACATGGCCCGAGGCCCGGTGACGGATCAGCGTGCTCTGTACGAAGCATTAGCCAGCGGATCCATTATGCGGGCGGCGATCGATGTTTCGGATCCTGAACCCATTCCCATGGATGACCCTTTACTTAAACTTGATAATGTAACCATCTCTGCTCATATCGGCAGTGCAAGTGAAACGGCTTTCAGAGGAATGGGGTTGATGGCCGCTGACAGTATTATTGCACTCCTGCGCGGCGATCCTTGGAAAAGCGTTGTTAATCCAGAGGTGCTGGACAACCTTTAG
- the ectD_6 gene encoding Ectoine dioxygenase, protein MKLKQTQIAEYEDRGYLLFPSFLDEEEVSSLNREIPEILSRLGPEVIRERDDPKMARLAFGLHVYSEPFRRLSLLPRLVDPIHQLLKDDIYIHQSRLNPKPGFGGGTRWDWHQDFPPWHSIDGMPEPRCVMAAVFVDDCSAATGPLLVLPGSQRYGLLDSKLHKDAVGRGYALHHIDRLTFTNLAEESGIEPLIGAAGSVALINCNLLHGSTNNISPWRRAIFYLIYNAVSNACTSTERPWYQNNRDFSPLKTVDDSSLRRLV, encoded by the coding sequence ATGAAACTTAAACAAACCCAAATCGCAGAATATGAGGACCGGGGTTACCTGTTGTTCCCAAGTTTCTTGGATGAAGAAGAGGTGAGTTCTCTAAATCGAGAGATTCCTGAAATTCTCAGTCGGCTCGGTCCGGAAGTGATTCGTGAGAGAGACGATCCAAAGATGGCCAGGCTGGCATTTGGATTACACGTTTATTCCGAACCTTTTAGGCGCCTTTCTCTACTTCCTCGGTTAGTGGATCCGATTCACCAGCTTTTAAAGGATGATATTTACATTCATCAAAGTCGACTAAACCCTAAGCCAGGATTTGGAGGGGGTACAAGATGGGATTGGCACCAGGATTTCCCCCCATGGCATTCTATAGATGGCATGCCCGAGCCTCGCTGTGTAATGGCTGCCGTCTTTGTTGATGACTGTTCAGCTGCGACAGGTCCATTACTAGTGTTGCCTGGATCTCAGCGTTATGGGCTGCTCGACTCCAAACTTCACAAGGATGCGGTAGGGAGAGGATATGCACTGCATCACATCGATCGTTTGACGTTTACGAATCTTGCCGAAGAGAGTGGTATTGAGCCGTTGATCGGGGCAGCTGGGTCCGTAGCTCTTATTAACTGCAATTTGCTTCATGGTTCGACGAATAACATATCGCCTTGGAGGCGGGCCATTTTCTATTTGATTTACAATGCCGTTAGTAACGCGTGTACTAGCACGGAACGGCCATGGTACCAGAACAATCGTGACTTTAGTCCGTTGAAGACGGTTGATGATTCTTCACTTAGGAGATTAGTTTAA
- a CDS encoding Hydroxypyruvate reductase, translated as MKQLKVLFLPHALIEPVWEEEVISAVSPHHNLKIIDYGASIEKQFSGVEAVLDIGGSMGTREMYDAAVNAKLWQILGTGLDHVDIDYMKTRRFAIANCPGQFSSVALAECAMMYILMLSRYYGQASSNFKSGELYKPTGMELTGKVLGIIGFGASGQDLARRASPFGIRIQAIDVREIEDEVLDELKPEFIGTPKDIDRVVTESDYLSVHLHLTPETRHIIDARRIGMMKPTACIINVARGALVDESAMCDSLLNNRLGGAGLDTFSHEPPDSSLPAYQLPNVITTPHIAGCTDGTARKRAGVAAENLNRVAQGLEPLYRVDR; from the coding sequence ATGAAGCAACTGAAAGTTTTATTTCTTCCACATGCACTTATAGAACCTGTTTGGGAGGAAGAAGTGATAAGTGCGGTATCTCCTCATCATAATCTGAAAATTATTGATTATGGTGCTTCAATTGAGAAGCAGTTCTCTGGAGTGGAAGCAGTCCTTGACATTGGGGGCAGCATGGGTACTCGCGAGATGTACGATGCGGCTGTAAATGCCAAGCTATGGCAAATACTTGGGACAGGGCTTGATCATGTTGACATAGATTACATGAAGACCAGACGATTTGCGATTGCCAATTGCCCTGGTCAGTTTAGCAGCGTTGCCTTGGCTGAATGTGCCATGATGTATATTCTGATGCTTTCGCGCTATTACGGTCAGGCTTCTTCAAATTTCAAGTCAGGTGAATTGTACAAGCCTACAGGGATGGAACTAACTGGCAAGGTGCTCGGGATAATTGGTTTCGGGGCTAGCGGCCAGGATCTTGCGCGGAGGGCCTCTCCTTTTGGAATACGTATCCAAGCCATTGATGTGCGGGAGATCGAAGACGAAGTTTTAGACGAGTTGAAACCGGAATTCATCGGGACTCCTAAAGATATCGATCGCGTAGTGACGGAGAGTGATTACTTGTCGGTTCATCTTCACCTCACGCCTGAGACGCGACATATTATAGATGCTCGCCGGATCGGTATGATGAAACCGACCGCTTGTATCATCAATGTGGCACGTGGTGCATTGGTAGACGAATCGGCCATGTGCGATTCCTTGCTTAACAATAGATTGGGTGGTGCCGGCCTTGATACTTTTTCGCATGAACCCCCCGACTCTTCCTTGCCTGCGTATCAATTGCCTAATGTGATTACGACTCCACATATTGCCGGTTGTACAGACGGTACTGCTCGTAAGCGTGCAGGAGTGGCTGCGGAGAATTTAAACCGTGTGGCGCAAGGGTTAGAGCCGCTTTACCGGGTAGACAGGTAA
- the uxuA_13 gene encoding Mannonate dehydratase, which translates to MYVGVQGIGTSKKELQFLTRHGVAHMDTRIDPDDLEEIKRQRGEAFSEGVDLEMIHIPISGNITEARDPERDEDIDRVCKWIENAGKAGLRGLNYNFSVVGYQRTESRYGRAGCELSSFEFSKYDNNALHKGMKVSKEEVFSRAAYFLERIIPVAEEYRVQMACHLPDPPAPVLRGEERWNYPVLDGLKQFSELVDSPYHGFNFCCGVAAEGLEDPGKELPPIAKYFSENKKIFNVHFRNIQGGLNDFVEVWPDEGDVNMYELAKVFHSTGYPYMLMPDHSPKHPDDLAPKGLSPRVRQGWAFQFGYIIAMIQAVENEAK; encoded by the coding sequence ATGTATGTAGGCGTCCAAGGTATAGGTACTTCAAAAAAGGAGCTCCAGTTTCTGACACGCCACGGTGTGGCCCATATGGACACGAGAATCGATCCGGACGATCTGGAAGAAATTAAAAGGCAACGTGGGGAGGCATTTTCGGAAGGGGTAGATTTGGAGATGATTCATATCCCGATTTCGGGAAACATCACTGAGGCGCGAGACCCAGAGCGTGATGAAGATATTGATCGGGTCTGTAAGTGGATTGAGAATGCTGGCAAGGCAGGGCTTCGAGGCCTAAATTATAACTTCAGTGTGGTCGGATATCAGCGGACGGAATCCCGATACGGTAGGGCCGGTTGTGAGCTAAGTTCCTTCGAATTTTCAAAATATGACAATAATGCCCTGCACAAGGGAATGAAGGTGAGTAAGGAAGAGGTTTTTTCCCGAGCTGCATATTTTCTTGAGCGTATTATTCCGGTTGCAGAAGAGTACAGGGTTCAGATGGCATGCCATCTGCCCGATCCTCCGGCTCCTGTCTTGCGTGGCGAAGAACGATGGAATTATCCCGTACTAGATGGGCTTAAACAATTTAGTGAGTTGGTTGATAGTCCTTATCACGGATTTAACTTTTGCTGTGGAGTGGCGGCAGAGGGTTTGGAGGACCCAGGGAAGGAGCTTCCGCCTATAGCGAAGTATTTTTCGGAAAATAAGAAGATATTTAATGTTCACTTTAGAAATATCCAAGGTGGGCTTAACGACTTTGTGGAAGTCTGGCCGGATGAAGGGGACGTGAATATGTATGAGTTGGCAAAGGTTTTCCATTCCACTGGATATCCGTATATGCTCATGCCCGATCATTCGCCGAAGCATCCAGATGATTTGGCTCCCAAAGGCCTTTCTCCTCGGGTTCGTCAGGGCTGGGCATTTCAATTTGGCTATATTATTGCAATGATCCAGGCAGTTGAAAACGAGGCAAAATAA
- the iolO_4 gene encoding 5-keto-L-gluconate epimerase, translated as MKLAIHTSAFSKIALSKILPFIANAGYENVEIAADISESHHFGAHDATGQEVASLFSLLKEVGLNLAAIDIGGWDLPLCIANLDETERKSAVKNTIHAVAVTSDLGCPLITSHLWGLPKAKSQKKIPDFRSAFLRSIEDIVPILEARNVEMNFMPHPGGFIEESNATVDLVREANCTQVGYTYGTSHSFVINQPTQTLSDMIHYAGQTLTHVLVSDTHDVKRIIAPPEVKAHEHTVPGRGDIDFSALILALNKIDYNRCLCVHLISERDRIFDAARETRKQVEQWLMSPGNQHV; from the coding sequence ATGAAACTTGCTATCCACACAAGCGCTTTCAGCAAAATTGCCCTATCAAAAATACTCCCTTTTATAGCTAATGCCGGTTACGAAAACGTGGAGATAGCAGCTGACATCTCCGAGTCACACCATTTCGGCGCTCATGATGCGACAGGGCAGGAAGTAGCTAGCTTGTTCAGTCTCCTAAAGGAAGTTGGACTGAATTTAGCTGCGATTGACATCGGGGGCTGGGATCTTCCCCTCTGCATTGCTAACTTGGATGAAACAGAAAGGAAAAGTGCGGTCAAAAATACCATTCACGCTGTGGCAGTAACAAGTGATTTGGGATGTCCACTGATTACCTCTCATCTTTGGGGCCTGCCTAAAGCGAAATCACAAAAAAAAATACCCGATTTCCGATCAGCTTTCCTGCGGTCTATTGAGGATATCGTACCAATTCTGGAAGCGCGTAATGTTGAAATGAACTTTATGCCTCATCCCGGAGGATTTATCGAAGAGTCCAATGCAACTGTTGACTTAGTTCGGGAAGCCAACTGCACCCAAGTAGGATACACCTACGGCACCAGCCATTCATTCGTGATAAATCAGCCTACTCAGACTCTGAGCGACATGATCCACTACGCAGGACAGACATTAACACATGTACTGGTTTCTGACACTCACGACGTCAAAAGAATCATTGCACCTCCTGAGGTTAAAGCCCACGAACACACCGTTCCAGGACGAGGCGACATTGATTTTTCCGCTTTAATTCTCGCCCTAAATAAAATCGATTATAACAGGTGTCTTTGTGTCCATTTAATCTCGGAGCGTGATCGAATCTTTGATGCCGCACGAGAAACAAGAAAACAGGTGGAGCAATGGCTGATGTCTCCTGGAAACCAGCATGTCTAA
- the ilvI_4 gene encoding Acetolactate synthase isozyme 3 large subunit has protein sequence MSKMNGGQVLVESLYRNGIRFIFGIPGAGQYEATDAIYQHSGILYINTRHEQAASFMADGYARASGKVGAALVVPGPGFYNACAGISTAHAVSSPILVITGLPYSHQKGGQKLDRSFLEPLTKWSGNAKSPEEIPGLINSAFHHLKNGRKQPVVVEISANALEMETDFQLLDPEPDVQPVSNPKLLDQAACILANADKPLIWTGGGAVYSDSTQNLQKLAEHLQAPVVTTAGGKGAISDRHPLSLGLAELRYKPLNTWIDSCDVILAVGTGTGFQDRLSRQQVVRIDIDEKEIRRPNHHSLGIEGDASYCLDELLTRIREISESRPNIEEEVKSINELRFNPDDQLQPQHDFQQAIRSAIPDDGILVIGMNQMGYYCRNYYATYSPRTLFTSSSEGTLGSAYPIALGAKVAKPNKAVVSISGDGGFLYNVQELATAVQHGICAVAIVFNDNAFGNVLRAQIEQFDGNIIGTKLHNPDFVRLAETFGARGIRAHNAEELETTLSEALVANKPTLIEVPVGMMDRRY, from the coding sequence ATGTCTAAAATGAATGGCGGCCAAGTCCTAGTCGAATCTTTATACAGAAATGGTATTCGCTTTATCTTTGGCATACCTGGAGCCGGACAATACGAAGCAACTGACGCAATTTATCAACATTCAGGAATCCTCTATATCAACACTCGCCATGAGCAAGCGGCTAGTTTTATGGCTGACGGATACGCCCGTGCTAGTGGAAAGGTTGGAGCCGCATTAGTTGTTCCAGGACCTGGATTTTATAACGCTTGCGCCGGCATCTCAACGGCACACGCTGTTTCCTCACCTATCTTGGTTATCACGGGCTTGCCCTATAGTCATCAAAAGGGTGGTCAAAAACTTGATCGAAGCTTCTTGGAGCCCCTAACGAAATGGTCCGGGAATGCTAAATCTCCCGAAGAAATACCTGGGCTTATAAATTCCGCTTTCCATCATCTTAAGAACGGTCGCAAACAACCGGTAGTAGTAGAGATCTCAGCTAATGCCCTCGAGATGGAAACCGACTTTCAATTACTCGACCCGGAACCGGATGTGCAACCAGTCAGTAATCCCAAATTGCTTGACCAGGCGGCCTGTATTTTGGCCAACGCAGACAAACCCCTTATCTGGACTGGCGGAGGAGCCGTATATTCCGACTCTACCCAGAATCTTCAAAAACTTGCGGAACACCTCCAGGCTCCTGTTGTGACAACTGCTGGAGGCAAAGGCGCAATCTCGGACCGGCACCCACTCTCATTAGGTCTCGCCGAACTTCGCTACAAGCCACTCAACACATGGATTGATAGCTGCGATGTCATTCTGGCAGTAGGAACAGGAACTGGGTTCCAGGATAGGCTTAGCCGTCAACAGGTAGTTCGTATCGATATCGACGAAAAGGAAATCCGACGCCCAAATCATCATTCACTGGGCATTGAGGGAGACGCCTCCTACTGTCTAGATGAACTGCTTACCCGTATCCGCGAAATCTCGGAGTCCCGACCAAACATTGAGGAGGAAGTGAAGTCTATCAATGAATTACGATTTAATCCAGACGATCAGCTCCAGCCTCAACACGACTTCCAACAAGCTATCCGTTCTGCTATTCCAGATGACGGCATCCTTGTCATTGGTATGAATCAAATGGGATACTATTGCCGGAACTATTATGCTACTTATTCGCCTCGAACACTTTTTACATCATCTTCTGAAGGCACCCTCGGCTCCGCATACCCTATCGCACTTGGTGCCAAAGTTGCCAAACCAAATAAGGCAGTTGTTTCCATTTCTGGTGATGGTGGCTTCCTTTATAATGTCCAAGAACTTGCCACCGCCGTACAACATGGGATCTGTGCCGTAGCCATAGTTTTTAATGACAACGCTTTCGGTAATGTCCTGCGGGCACAGATCGAGCAATTCGATGGCAATATCATTGGGACAAAACTCCATAACCCAGACTTCGTTCGTCTGGCTGAAACATTCGGAGCACGTGGTATCCGTGCCCACAATGCAGAAGAGCTAGAAACAACCTTGAGCGAGGCTTTAGTCGCAAACAAACCCACTCTTATCGAAGTTCCAGTTGGAATGATGGACAGACGTTACTAG